The Candidatus Tanganyikabacteria bacterium genome has a window encoding:
- a CDS encoding GNAT family N-acetyltransferase produces the protein MRRPEFAMSQAEARHFLTGRKTLQLAFAPAGGPPVLRTLHPVVVGDAVAFHGSPAGEKTLCAGMPVVLQAEEVVASVPSYFVHPERACPATTLYRSVQVSGTVEEVADPPRKAAILQALMEKLQPEGGHRPITADDLLYRAAVAGIWIFQVSLAEISGKAKLGQNRTPDELAKLLEALWHRGDPGDTRAIELVREANPLARTPEFLSAPAGTKLHCWLDPALAAAAADLLAGTYWNTGVSREELLAAHLGASAWVGAHDASGALVASARAVSDSAKCAWVYDVVVAEGWRGRGLGKALVRLLLAHPALRAVRATYLGTRDAEGLYARFGFVDRRSLPAKPYHSTEMVLVRHDAARHGRIRVLA, from the coding sequence ATGAGAAGACCCGAATTCGCCATGAGCCAGGCAGAGGCCCGGCATTTCCTGACCGGCCGCAAGACGTTGCAACTCGCATTCGCCCCGGCGGGCGGACCGCCCGTCCTCCGGACGCTCCACCCGGTGGTCGTCGGCGACGCCGTGGCCTTCCACGGGTCGCCCGCGGGCGAGAAGACCCTCTGCGCGGGCATGCCGGTGGTCTTGCAGGCCGAGGAGGTCGTTGCCTCCGTTCCCAGCTACTTCGTGCATCCCGAGCGCGCTTGCCCGGCTACGACACTCTACCGGTCGGTGCAGGTCTCGGGCACGGTCGAGGAGGTCGCCGATCCGCCTCGCAAGGCCGCGATCCTGCAAGCCCTCATGGAAAAGCTCCAGCCGGAAGGCGGCCACCGGCCCATCACGGCGGACGATCTGCTCTATCGCGCGGCGGTCGCGGGAATCTGGATATTCCAGGTTTCTCTCGCCGAGATCAGCGGAAAGGCCAAGCTGGGCCAGAACCGCACGCCAGATGAACTCGCGAAGCTGCTCGAGGCCCTCTGGCACCGGGGCGATCCGGGCGATACCCGAGCGATCGAACTGGTCCGCGAAGCCAATCCGCTAGCCAGGACGCCGGAGTTCCTCTCGGCGCCGGCCGGCACGAAGCTGCATTGCTGGCTGGATCCCGCGCTCGCCGCCGCCGCCGCCGATCTGCTCGCAGGTACGTACTGGAACACGGGGGTGAGCCGGGAGGAGTTGCTGGCCGCACACCTGGGCGCTTCCGCCTGGGTGGGCGCCCACGACGCGTCCGGGGCCCTGGTGGCATCGGCCCGCGCCGTCTCGGACTCCGCCAAGTGCGCGTGGGTCTACGACGTGGTCGTCGCGGAAGGCTGGCGGGGCCGCGGCCTCGGGAAAGCGCTCGTGAGGCTGCTGCTGGCTCACCCGGCGCTGCGAGCCGTGCGCGCGACCTACCTGGGCACGAGGGATGCGGAGGGACTCTATGCGCGGTTCGGCTTCGTGGACCGACGGAGCTTGCCCGCCAAGCCCTACCATTCCACCGAGATGGTGCTCGTCCGCCACGATGCGGCCCGCCATGGTAGGATTAGGGTTCTTGCTTGA
- the rpmE gene encoding 50S ribosomal protein L31, giving the protein MKEKIHPKYAKAVVTCVCGNSFETGSTRPQIKVEICSNCHPFFTGTQKIVDTEGRVERFMKKYAAAGKKVGAKK; this is encoded by the coding sequence ATGAAAGAAAAGATCCACCCCAAGTACGCCAAGGCCGTCGTCACCTGCGTGTGCGGCAATAGTTTCGAGACCGGCTCCACCCGCCCGCAGATCAAGGTAGAAATCTGCTCCAACTGCCATCCGTTCTTCACGGGCACGCAGAAGATCGTGGACACCGAGGGCCGCGTCGAGCGCTTCATGAAGAAATACGCGGCCGCCGGCAAGAAGGTCGGGGCGAAGAAGTAG
- a CDS encoding PLP-dependent aminotransferase family protein — MRVATSCGRSGNAGPLPGSWRIRVFSWLQLACHTGPKERSRSESRGSPVATWKYLPEIPEAGGSAFLRIARAIAGDIAAGRLKAGDPLPGTRTLARHAAVHRNTAIAAYDELRAQGWVEARPAGGTFVARDIPPTVVDAGRGAAHAAASGPAAKPAPALPDEPWFRPPPHGALVLASGMPDLRLVPTDLVARAYRRAMRLHGAEVLGYGDPRGHPGLREALADMLAARRGLACGADDVLVTRGSQQALDLAARALLGPGEAVAVEDLGYRPAWDALALSGATLLPVPIDEQGMRVDALADLAEQAPEPLRAVYVTPHHQYPTTVGMAPGRRLALLDLARRKGFLILEDDYDNEFHYDGKPVLPLASRDPTVVYVGTLSKILAPGLRIGFAVGPRDLINRMAEIRRLCDRQGDLALEAGIAQMVADGELQRHADRMRRVYRGRRDALCQALDDAFGERLRYQAPAGGMALWAEVRDGTDAAAWARRGVSCGVLFSPGARFSFGGTPPEAFRLGFAPLDEGELREAVRRMRAALTGRTGGRS, encoded by the coding sequence ATGCGAGTTGCAACGTCTTGCGGCCGGTCAGGAAATGCCGGGCCTCTGCCTGGCTCATGGCGAATTCGGGTCTTCTCATGGCTCCAGCTTGCCTGCCATACTGGACCAAAGGAAAGATCCAGATCCGAGAGTCGAGGTAGTCCAGTGGCGACCTGGAAGTATCTGCCCGAGATCCCTGAAGCGGGCGGCTCGGCGTTTCTGCGGATCGCTCGCGCCATCGCCGGAGACATCGCGGCCGGTCGCCTCAAGGCGGGAGACCCGCTGCCCGGGACGCGTACCCTGGCCCGGCATGCCGCGGTCCACCGCAATACCGCCATCGCGGCGTACGACGAACTCCGTGCCCAGGGCTGGGTCGAGGCGCGGCCCGCCGGCGGGACGTTCGTGGCGCGGGACATCCCCCCGACGGTCGTGGATGCCGGGCGGGGGGCGGCGCACGCGGCGGCTTCCGGGCCGGCTGCGAAACCGGCACCGGCGCTACCGGACGAGCCCTGGTTCCGGCCACCGCCGCACGGCGCCCTGGTGCTCGCGTCGGGCATGCCCGACCTCCGCCTGGTTCCCACGGACCTGGTTGCCAGGGCGTACCGGCGGGCCATGCGCCTTCACGGCGCCGAGGTGCTGGGCTACGGCGATCCCCGTGGCCACCCCGGGCTGCGCGAGGCCCTGGCGGATATGCTCGCGGCGCGGCGCGGCTTGGCCTGCGGCGCCGACGACGTCCTGGTGACGCGGGGGAGCCAGCAGGCGCTGGACCTCGCCGCCCGCGCGCTCCTGGGCCCCGGGGAAGCGGTGGCGGTCGAGGACCTGGGCTACCGGCCGGCATGGGACGCCCTGGCGCTCTCGGGCGCCACCCTCCTGCCGGTGCCGATCGACGAGCAGGGGATGCGCGTGGACGCCCTGGCCGACCTGGCCGAGCAGGCGCCGGAGCCGTTGCGCGCCGTCTACGTCACGCCGCACCACCAGTATCCGACGACCGTCGGAATGGCGCCCGGCCGGCGCCTGGCGCTGCTGGACCTGGCCCGCCGGAAGGGCTTCCTGATCCTCGAAGACGACTACGACAACGAGTTCCACTACGACGGCAAGCCGGTCCTGCCGCTGGCCAGCCGGGATCCGACCGTGGTCTACGTGGGCACGCTCTCCAAGATCCTGGCCCCCGGCCTGCGCATCGGTTTCGCCGTGGGACCGCGCGACCTGATCAACCGGATGGCCGAAATTCGCCGCCTCTGCGATCGGCAGGGCGACCTTGCGCTCGAGGCCGGAATCGCCCAGATGGTCGCCGACGGCGAACTCCAGCGCCATGCGGACCGGATGCGGCGGGTCTACAGGGGCCGGCGCGATGCGCTCTGCCAGGCGCTGGACGATGCTTTCGGCGAGCGGTTGCGCTACCAGGCCCCGGCGGGAGGCATGGCGTTGTGGGCCGAGGTCCGCGATGGCACGGACGCCGCGGCCTGGGCACGGCGTGGCGTGTCGTGCGGCGTACTCTTCTCGCCCGGGGCGCGGTTCAGCTTCGGAGGCACGCCGCCCGAAGCGTTCCGCCTCGGCTTCGCGCCCCTCGACGAGGGCGAGTTGCGCGAAGCCGTGCGGCGGATGCGGGCGGCCCTTACAGGCCGAACTGGAGGCCGGTCGTGA
- a CDS encoding STAS domain-containing protein: MGDIQETGISKRDVEISEEEISRRKAFLEFTEDDVRRLESINEFAEKYAEPVIEEFYRHILRFEESREFFRDPLVLERVKRAQKAYFLRLTQGDYGRAYVEDRLRIGIVHERIGLPMKLYLGMYSWYLRAVGARILEAFPNDYRRAFDTYISLKKLVWFDIGLAIDTYIIQRESTIRMQQEAIRELSTPVLQVREGLLILPIVGLIDSSRARQLPEQLLRAIRQSRARVVVMDITGVPGVDSRVANHLVQTVEASRLMGAAVIVTGLSPEVAQALVALGVDLSKMRTVGDLQGGMELAERLLGYRVTREERDPEGG, from the coding sequence ATGGGCGACATCCAGGAAACGGGCATCAGCAAGCGAGACGTCGAGATTTCGGAAGAAGAGATCTCGCGCCGCAAGGCGTTTCTCGAGTTCACCGAGGACGACGTCAGGCGGCTTGAGTCGATCAACGAGTTTGCGGAGAAGTACGCCGAGCCGGTCATCGAGGAGTTCTACCGGCACATCCTGCGCTTCGAGGAGTCGCGGGAGTTCTTCCGGGATCCGCTCGTCCTCGAACGCGTGAAGCGGGCCCAGAAGGCCTATTTCCTGCGCCTGACCCAGGGCGACTACGGCCGCGCGTATGTCGAGGACCGGCTGCGCATCGGCATCGTCCACGAGCGCATCGGGTTGCCGATGAAACTCTACCTGGGGATGTACAGCTGGTACCTGCGAGCCGTCGGCGCCCGCATCCTCGAGGCCTTCCCGAACGACTACCGCCGCGCGTTCGATACCTACATCTCTCTCAAGAAACTGGTCTGGTTCGACATCGGCCTGGCGATCGACACGTACATCATCCAGCGAGAGAGCACCATCCGCATGCAGCAGGAGGCGATTCGCGAGCTCTCGACGCCGGTCCTGCAGGTCCGCGAGGGCCTGCTGATCCTGCCGATCGTGGGACTCATCGACTCTTCCCGCGCCCGCCAACTCCCTGAACAACTGCTGCGCGCCATTCGCCAGTCACGGGCCAGGGTCGTCGTCATGGACATCACGGGGGTGCCCGGTGTGGACTCGCGAGTGGCGAATCACCTTGTCCAGACGGTCGAGGCCTCGAGGTTGATGGGGGCCGCGGTCATCGTGACAGGACTCTCGCCCGAGGTGGCGCAGGCGCTGGTCGCGCTCGGGGTCGATCTGTCGAAGATGAGGACCGTAGGCGACTTGCAGGGGGGGATGGAGCTTGCCGAGCGCCTGCTGGGCTACCGCGTGACTCGCGAGGAGCGCGATCCCGAGGGAGGCTAG
- the secA gene encoding preprotein translocase subunit SecA, giving the protein MLELLAKVIGDANKRKIDAVRPLVVRVNSLEAEIQAKSDEELRAMTPAFRERLANGERLDALLPEAYAVVREAGRRVLNMRHFDVQIIGGIFLHRGQIAEMRTGEGKTLVATLPSYLNALPGKGVHVVTVNDYLAKRDSEWMGQIHRYLGMEVGIIQHHLNPMQRRGAYAADITYATNNELGFDYLRDNMAQSIEDCVQRKLNYAIVDEVDSILIDEARTPLIISGQIEQKQEQYLKLAKATPRLIRDVDYTVDEKAKNISMNEEGIEHAEKLLGVRELYDPQNPSLAHDLVNALKAKELYRRDVEYVVKNNPETGIDEVVIVDEFTGRLMPGRRWSDGLHQSVEAKEAVHIQDETQTLATITFQNFFRMYGKLAGMTGTAATEEAEFGKIYNLEVAVIPTNRPMIRKDLPDTVYKTVEIKFQKVADEIEELHRIGRPVLVGTVSIEKSEALSAILKLRGVPHTVLNAKFHEQEARIVAQAGRVGAVTIATNMAGRGTDIILGGNPEGLVNDLLLAKGHATPFEAPVEELKAAREHAYKQWEVDREKVVSVGGLHIIGTERHESRRIDNQLRGRAGRQGDPGSSRFYLALDDDLMRLFGGDRIARMMERLQVPDDEAIEHGLVTRAIENAQRKVEVYHFNIRKQVLEYDDVMNKQREIIYAERRKVLEGADMRENLVEMIRRTAEHLTLQFVNPGLHRDEWDLAGLLGAVGGLSPLLARNLTMEELDGRQAEDLKAYLFEQIKMAYEAKEETVGPEMMRQLERFLMLRIIDQYWIQHLHDMDALREGIGLRAYGQKDPLQEYKREAFETFQDLLRAIQHDLVAQVFHVQVVYDVPPPALPVHHMRMSAHDFEEDLPDAPSQRA; this is encoded by the coding sequence ATGCTCGAACTTCTGGCCAAGGTCATTGGCGACGCCAACAAGCGCAAAATCGACGCCGTCCGCCCGCTCGTCGTGCGAGTCAACTCGCTCGAGGCCGAGATTCAGGCCAAGTCCGACGAGGAGCTGCGGGCCATGACGCCCGCGTTCCGGGAGCGCCTCGCCAACGGCGAGCGTCTCGACGCCCTCCTGCCCGAGGCCTATGCGGTCGTGCGCGAGGCGGGCCGCCGCGTGCTCAACATGCGCCACTTCGACGTCCAGATCATCGGCGGCATCTTCCTGCACCGGGGCCAGATCGCCGAGATGCGCACGGGCGAGGGCAAGACGCTGGTGGCCACATTGCCCAGCTACCTCAACGCCCTGCCGGGCAAGGGTGTCCACGTCGTCACCGTCAACGACTACCTCGCCAAGCGCGACAGCGAGTGGATGGGCCAGATCCATCGCTACCTGGGCATGGAAGTCGGCATCATCCAGCACCACCTCAACCCGATGCAGCGCCGCGGAGCGTACGCGGCCGACATCACCTACGCCACCAATAACGAGCTAGGCTTCGACTACCTCCGCGACAACATGGCGCAGAGTATCGAGGACTGCGTGCAGCGCAAGCTCAACTACGCCATCGTGGACGAGGTGGACTCCATCCTCATCGACGAGGCCCGCACGCCCCTGATCATCAGCGGGCAAATCGAGCAGAAGCAGGAGCAGTACCTCAAGCTGGCCAAGGCCACACCGCGCCTCATCCGGGACGTCGACTACACCGTCGACGAGAAGGCCAAGAACATCTCGATGAACGAGGAGGGCATCGAGCATGCGGAGAAGCTACTCGGCGTGCGCGAACTCTACGACCCGCAGAACCCCTCCCTCGCGCACGACCTGGTCAACGCCCTCAAGGCGAAGGAACTCTACCGGCGCGACGTCGAGTACGTGGTGAAGAACAACCCCGAGACCGGCATCGACGAGGTCGTCATCGTCGACGAGTTTACCGGCCGCCTCATGCCGGGCCGCCGCTGGTCGGATGGCCTCCACCAGTCGGTCGAGGCCAAGGAAGCGGTGCACATCCAGGACGAGACGCAGACCCTGGCCACCATCACATTCCAGAACTTCTTCCGCATGTACGGGAAACTGGCGGGCATGACGGGCACGGCGGCCACCGAAGAGGCCGAGTTCGGCAAGATCTACAACCTGGAAGTCGCCGTCATCCCGACCAACCGGCCGATGATCCGGAAGGATCTGCCAGACACGGTCTACAAGACCGTCGAGATCAAGTTCCAGAAGGTGGCCGACGAAATCGAGGAATTGCATCGCATCGGCCGGCCCGTGCTGGTGGGTACCGTCAGCATCGAGAAGTCGGAGGCCCTGTCGGCCATCCTCAAGCTGCGCGGGGTGCCGCACACGGTCCTCAACGCCAAGTTCCACGAGCAGGAGGCGCGCATCGTGGCGCAGGCCGGCCGCGTCGGGGCCGTGACGATCGCGACCAACATGGCCGGCCGCGGGACCGACATCATCCTGGGCGGCAACCCCGAGGGCCTGGTCAACGACCTGCTCCTGGCCAAGGGCCACGCCACGCCGTTCGAGGCGCCGGTCGAGGAGCTCAAGGCCGCCCGGGAGCACGCGTACAAGCAGTGGGAAGTGGACCGCGAGAAAGTCGTCTCGGTCGGCGGCCTGCACATCATCGGCACGGAGCGCCACGAGTCGCGGCGCATCGACAACCAGCTGCGAGGCCGCGCCGGCCGCCAGGGGGACCCCGGCTCCAGCCGCTTCTACCTCGCGCTGGACGACGACCTCATGCGGCTGTTCGGGGGCGATCGCATCGCCCGCATGATGGAGCGGTTGCAGGTGCCCGACGACGAAGCCATCGAGCATGGCCTGGTCACGCGGGCCATCGAGAATGCCCAGCGCAAGGTCGAGGTCTACCACTTCAACATCCGCAAGCAGGTCCTCGAGTACGACGACGTGATGAACAAGCAGCGCGAGATAATCTACGCCGAGCGGCGCAAGGTACTCGAGGGCGCCGACATGCGCGAGAACCTCGTCGAGATGATCCGCCGCACGGCCGAGCATCTGACGCTGCAGTTCGTGAATCCGGGCCTGCACCGCGACGAGTGGGACCTGGCCGGCCTGCTGGGCGCGGTAGGGGGGCTCTCGCCCCTGCTGGCCCGCAACCTGACCATGGAAGAACTCGACGGCCGCCAGGCCGAGGACCTCAAGGCCTACCTCTTCGAGCAGATCAAGATGGCGTACGAGGCCAAGGAGGAGACCGTGGGGCCGGAGATGATGCGCCAGCTCGAGCGCTTCCTGATGCTGCGCATCATCGACCAATACTGGATCCAGCACCTCCACGACATGGACGCGTTGCGCGAGGGCATCGGCCTGCGCGCCTATGGCCAGAAGGATCCGCTGCAGGAGTACAAGCGCGAGGCCTTCGAGACGTTCCAGGACCTGCTCCGCGCCATCCAGCACGACCTCGTGGCCCAGGTCTTCCACGTCCAGGTGGTCTACGACGTGCCGCCGCCAGCCCTGCCCGTACACCACATGCGGATGTCGGCGCACGATTTCGAGGAAGATCTCCCCGACGCGCCAAGCCAGCGAGCCTGA
- a CDS encoding FAD-dependent thymidylate synthase, producing the protein MTGCEGRVVVLPPIPPEKQAYALARYSRSPDSIAESLRWVHDHSAERFWEKFYFEYGHASIADLGHLAICLEGVSELAASEVLHEALIDAQQKSTRYQDFSNVPLVWPGEDEAARRVFEAAMTDLLAAYRRVFDAEHRALARLHPRPADMDEDRYSRTLAARAFDVARYLLPVATTTNLGTVMSVRTLERTIGRLLVSPYPEMRALAGRLAQACQEPPDATWSELTGADRDAAPLAPTLARHAHAQGYAAAVRERAHRALGTLVGDACGSGAAGGHRESAGSAGAVDLVPAHDLVDEILTTLLYRDAKHPYRAVLGAVAALPAERKQEILESVLADPERHAEPPRELRSGQRFLFDVTMDWGGWRDLHRHRRCEQVVQAFDLDAGLRLPPETADPATRGAIQEAHGAAVAAAREVSGTDPLAAHYLLPFAHQIRCLFKMDFAEVQYVTKLRSGPKGHDSYRAISYAMAEAARKAYPALARYIEATDPSVRDPLIR; encoded by the coding sequence TTGACCGGCTGCGAAGGCCGGGTGGTCGTGCTGCCGCCGATCCCGCCCGAGAAGCAGGCCTATGCGCTGGCCCGCTACAGCCGGTCGCCCGACTCCATCGCCGAATCCCTGCGCTGGGTTCATGACCACTCGGCCGAGCGCTTCTGGGAAAAGTTCTACTTCGAGTACGGCCACGCCTCGATCGCCGACCTCGGCCACCTGGCCATCTGCCTCGAGGGCGTTTCCGAACTCGCCGCCAGCGAGGTGCTGCACGAGGCGCTGATCGACGCCCAGCAGAAGTCGACGCGATACCAGGACTTCTCGAACGTGCCGCTGGTCTGGCCGGGCGAAGACGAAGCGGCGCGGCGCGTCTTCGAGGCGGCCATGACCGATCTGCTGGCGGCATACCGCCGGGTCTTCGACGCCGAGCATCGCGCCCTGGCCCGCCTGCACCCCCGGCCGGCCGACATGGACGAGGATCGCTATTCCCGGACGCTGGCGGCCCGCGCCTTCGACGTCGCGCGGTACCTCCTGCCGGTCGCCACCACGACCAACCTGGGCACCGTGATGAGCGTGCGCACGCTGGAGCGCACCATCGGTCGCCTGCTCGTCTCCCCCTACCCGGAGATGCGCGCGCTGGCCGGCCGACTCGCGCAAGCCTGCCAGGAGCCGCCCGACGCGACCTGGAGCGAACTCACCGGCGCGGACCGCGACGCCGCTCCCCTGGCGCCGACCCTGGCTCGCCATGCCCATGCGCAGGGCTACGCCGCCGCGGTTCGCGAGCGCGCGCATCGCGCCCTCGGGACCCTCGTCGGCGATGCCTGCGGTTCCGGTGCCGCGGGCGGCCACCGGGAGTCGGCCGGCAGCGCCGGCGCGGTCGACCTGGTGCCGGCCCACGACCTCGTGGACGAGATCCTCACCACGTTGCTCTACCGCGACGCGAAGCACCCGTACCGGGCTGTCCTCGGTGCCGTGGCCGCCCTGCCGGCCGAGCGCAAGCAGGAAATCCTGGAATCCGTGCTGGCCGATCCGGAGCGGCATGCCGAGCCGCCGCGCGAGCTCCGCAGCGGGCAGCGCTTTCTCTTCGACGTCACGATGGACTGGGGCGGCTGGCGGGACTTGCACCGGCACCGCCGCTGCGAGCAGGTCGTGCAGGCCTTCGACCTCGACGCCGGTCTGCGCCTGCCGCCGGAGACGGCCGACCCCGCTACCCGAGGCGCGATCCAGGAGGCCCATGGCGCGGCCGTGGCAGCCGCCAGGGAAGTCTCCGGGACCGATCCGCTCGCCGCGCACTATCTGCTGCCCTTCGCGCACCAGATCCGCTGCCTCTTCAAGATGGATTTCGCGGAAGTCCAGTACGTCACCAAGCTCCGCTCGGGCCCGAAGGGCCACGACTCCTACCGCGCCATCTCCTACGCCATGGCCGAGGCGGCCCGCAAGGCGTACCCCGCCCTCGCCCGCTACATCGAAGCCACCGACCCGTCGGTCCGCGACCCGCTGATCAGGTAG